In one bacterium genomic region, the following are encoded:
- a CDS encoding cytochrome c biogenesis protein CcdA — protein MTEVGLILAFTAGVLGFLSPCIVPLIPGYLSFVSGLSLAEMSVEERRRNLGRILAATGLFVLGFASIFTAMGASASALGALVLENRLLLTRLGGALVIFMGLGVLGIIKVPGFSRERRFQVQRRPLGLIGAFPVGMAFGFAWTPCVGPVLTAVLTMAATAQTASSGALLLFAYSLGLGLPFLVAAALMTIAFDAVGWLRRHARSVSTVSGIFLVVMGGAMVTDLLFAFNTWIIRLVPFRPVI, from the coding sequence ATGACCGAGGTAGGCCTGATTCTGGCCTTCACGGCCGGCGTGCTGGGTTTCCTGAGTCCATGCATCGTGCCGTTGATCCCGGGCTACCTCTCGTTCGTCTCCGGGCTCTCCCTGGCCGAGATGAGCGTGGAGGAACGGCGCCGGAACCTGGGCCGGATACTGGCGGCCACAGGCCTGTTCGTCCTGGGTTTCGCCTCGATCTTTACCGCGATGGGTGCCTCGGCCTCAGCTCTGGGGGCCCTGGTGCTCGAGAACCGCCTGCTGCTGACGCGCCTGGGAGGCGCTTTGGTGATCTTCATGGGGCTAGGCGTGCTGGGGATAATTAAGGTGCCCGGGTTCTCGCGTGAGCGCCGTTTCCAGGTGCAACGCCGTCCCCTTGGGCTGATAGGCGCGTTTCCCGTCGGCATGGCGTTCGGCTTCGCCTGGACACCATGCGTGGGTCCTGTGCTCACCGCGGTGCTGACGATGGCAGCAACGGCGCAGACGGCATCCAGCGGCGCGCTGCTGCTGTTTGCCTACTCGCTCGGGCTAGGCCTGCCGTTTCTCGTGGCGGCCGCGCTGATGACCATCGCGTTCGATGCCGTGGGATGGCTGCGCCGGCACGCCCGCTCGGTTTCGACTGTCAGCGGGATCTTTCTCGTCGTGATGGGCGGCGCCATGGTGACCGACCTGCTGTTCGCATTCAATACCTGGATCATCCGGCTGGTGCCGTTCCGGCCCGTCATCTGA
- a CDS encoding DHHA1 domain-containing protein, which translates to MKLFHLDAYMREFTSVVTGVRHREGRVTAVALAETVFYPESGGQPADQGYLDATEVTDVLEEDGEIWHAVGACSTLREGLSVTGTLNWERRFDHMQQHTGQHILSAAFLQALGAETLSVHIGATCTLDLDLPLLDDEASARVEDLANTIVTENRVVATREVEIEEAVAMGLRRPPRQAGRIRVVEVTGFDRSACGGTHVRATGEVGAIALLRHERHKGGVRVGFQCGWRALRHYRWARGLITSLAGEFTVGEPDLAGAIGRLSSRAREMERELETARLELLGYEARELLVRATSAGAPAGGQGPLVVAAAYDGRAIEDLRALARTLTAQADCVAILATDPGRRVLVARSPLVAVDAAAVLRETVAAFGGRGGGKSEAAEGTAPEAPSTAALVDAARAALLRLPAAPHEGGAVA; encoded by the coding sequence GTGAAGCTTTTCCACCTTGACGCGTACATGCGCGAGTTCACCTCTGTGGTAACCGGCGTGCGCCATCGCGAAGGCAGGGTCACCGCGGTTGCGCTGGCGGAGACCGTGTTCTACCCGGAATCCGGCGGCCAACCCGCGGACCAGGGTTACCTCGATGCCACGGAGGTAACGGACGTACTGGAAGAGGACGGCGAGATCTGGCACGCCGTCGGGGCCTGCTCCACGCTGCGGGAAGGCCTCTCCGTTACCGGAACTCTCAACTGGGAACGGCGCTTCGACCACATGCAGCAGCACACCGGCCAGCACATCCTCTCAGCGGCCTTTCTGCAGGCCCTGGGGGCGGAGACGCTGTCCGTTCACATCGGTGCCACCTGCACGCTGGACCTGGATCTTCCCCTCCTCGACGATGAAGCCAGTGCCCGCGTGGAGGACCTAGCCAACACGATCGTCACCGAGAACCGGGTGGTGGCCACGCGCGAGGTTGAGATCGAAGAGGCGGTCGCGATGGGGCTGCGCCGTCCGCCCAGACAGGCCGGGCGGATACGGGTGGTGGAGGTGACGGGTTTCGACCGCTCTGCCTGCGGCGGCACGCACGTCCGCGCCACCGGCGAGGTCGGCGCCATCGCTCTACTGCGCCACGAGCGGCACAAGGGCGGCGTACGAGTGGGCTTCCAGTGCGGGTGGCGCGCGCTGCGTCACTACAGGTGGGCGCGGGGGTTGATCACCTCCCTAGCAGGCGAGTTCACCGTGGGCGAGCCCGACCTGGCGGGTGCGATCGGGCGTCTCTCGAGCCGCGCGCGGGAGATGGAGCGGGAGCTGGAGACCGCCCGCCTGGAGCTGCTGGGGTACGAGGCCCGGGAGCTCCTTGTACGAGCGACCTCCGCGGGCGCACCCGCTGGCGGCCAGGGACCTCTGGTCGTCGCCGCGGCCTATGATGGGCGCGCCATCGAGGACCTGCGCGCGCTGGCCCGCACCCTCACGGCGCAGGCGGACTGCGTTGCGATCCTGGCCACCGATCCGGGGCGCCGCGTGCTGGTGGCGCGGAGCCCATTGGTGGCCGTGGATGCGGCCGCGGTGCTGCGCGAGACCGTTGCGGCGTTCGGGGGCCGGGGCGGTGGCAAGTCCGAGGCAGCAGAAGGCACGGCGCCAGAGGCGCCCTCGACCGCCGCCCTCGTGGACGCCGCGCGGGCGGCACTGCTGCGCCTGCCCGCGGCCCCACACGAAGGTGGTGCTGTGGCATAA
- a CDS encoding YggT family protein has protein sequence MLELIYFLDLAYKIITTLIFARVVLSWFPALRHPAVKMVHDLTSPILDPIRRAIPAAGGLDLSPIVAILLLYLARNLLVDLLVTLRP, from the coding sequence ATGCTGGAGCTGATCTACTTCCTCGACCTAGCCTACAAGATCATTACCACGCTCATCTTCGCACGCGTGGTCCTCTCGTGGTTCCCGGCCCTACGCCATCCCGCGGTCAAGATGGTCCACGATCTCACCTCGCCCATCTTGGATCCGATCCGGAGGGCAATACCGGCAGCCGGAGGCCTCGATCTGTCACCGATTGTCGCCATCCTGTTGCTCTATCTGGCGCGCAACCTGCTCGTGGATTTGTTGGTGACGCTAAGGCCCTGA
- a CDS encoding Lrp/AsnC ligand binding domain-containing protein → MVQAYVLIRILPGKLSDALAHILRTPGVKMAHAVTGPTDIIAFVETESMDTLGRLIVSRFQETSGVTRTTTCVVTPVSER, encoded by the coding sequence ATGGTTCAAGCGTACGTGCTTATACGCATCCTGCCCGGCAAGCTTTCTGACGCGCTGGCGCACATCCTGCGGACCCCAGGGGTCAAGATGGCGCACGCCGTCACCGGGCCGACCGACATCATCGCGTTCGTGGAAACCGAGAGCATGGACACGCTGGGCAGGTTGATAGTCTCCCGGTTCCAGGAAACAAGCGGCGTCACGCGGACGACTACCTGCGTGGTCACACCGGTCAGCGAAAGGTGA
- a CDS encoding MFS transporter — MNPGRPRAPSWSRLGALSFAHFTNDLYAAFLAPLLPLVVAKFGLTLALAGLLGSAFNLSSAFSQPLFGMAADRFPRPVFTILGALVTVVMMGLLGLAPSYHAMLAVLFIGGLGTAAFHPQSFAAAGAVSGDRRGAGLSLFIAGGELGYSLGPVYVAAIVGAIGLSGTAVAALPGVVACLLLWRFAGSWWSGLETPTRVGLRTEVRRHGRALALIWLVVVLRSVVTLAHILFIPLLMRDRGETLMMGGTAVLLFGGVGSIGGLIGGALSDRIGRRAVMAISLIATAPLLVLFGSIESNWGLVPLALGGFTLFLAAPVSIVMAQEMFPSRASLASSLVTGMAWGTAGLSMTLIGAIADKIGLAQTLSASVGLFPIALMAIWALPAQPPRARATLD, encoded by the coding sequence GTGAACCCGGGGAGGCCGCGTGCACCCTCGTGGTCACGCCTGGGCGCCCTGTCCTTTGCCCACTTCACCAACGATCTCTATGCCGCTTTTCTGGCGCCCCTGCTGCCGCTGGTGGTTGCCAAGTTCGGCCTTACGCTGGCGCTTGCCGGGCTTCTCGGCAGCGCCTTCAACCTCTCGTCCGCGTTCTCCCAGCCGTTATTCGGGATGGCGGCCGACCGCTTTCCGCGGCCCGTGTTCACCATTCTGGGCGCGCTCGTCACGGTTGTCATGATGGGGCTGCTCGGGCTCGCGCCCTCATACCACGCGATGCTCGCGGTGCTCTTCATAGGGGGCCTGGGCACCGCGGCGTTCCACCCCCAGTCGTTCGCGGCCGCCGGGGCCGTGAGCGGGGACCGCCGGGGAGCCGGGCTCTCGCTCTTCATTGCGGGTGGTGAGCTGGGATACTCGCTGGGCCCGGTCTACGTGGCCGCGATCGTGGGTGCGATCGGGCTCTCCGGAACCGCGGTGGCAGCGCTTCCAGGCGTGGTGGCCTGCCTGCTGCTCTGGAGGTTTGCCGGCTCCTGGTGGTCTGGTCTCGAGACGCCCACCCGGGTGGGCCTGCGCACCGAAGTTAGGCGGCACGGGAGAGCCCTGGCACTGATCTGGCTCGTGGTAGTGCTCAGGAGCGTGGTCACGCTGGCGCACATCTTGTTCATCCCGCTCCTGATGCGCGATCGCGGGGAGACGCTGATGATGGGAGGGACCGCGGTCCTTCTCTTTGGGGGGGTCGGTTCGATCGGCGGCCTGATCGGCGGGGCGCTCTCCGATCGGATCGGGCGGCGCGCCGTGATGGCGATCTCGCTGATTGCAACCGCACCCCTGCTCGTGCTCTTCGGCAGCATCGAGAGTAACTGGGGCTTGGTGCCACTGGCTCTGGGTGGCTTCACGCTCTTCCTGGCGGCCCCGGTCAGCATAGTGATGGCGCAGGAGATGTTCCCCTCGCGGGCAAGCCTGGCCAGCAGCCTGGTAACCGGGATGGCGTGGGGAACCGCAGGTCTTTCCATGACGCTGATCGGCGCGATTGCGGACAAGATCGGGCTGGCCCAAACCCTGTCGGCAAGCGTCGGTCTCTTCCCGATCGCTCTCATGGCAATCTGGGCGCTCCCGGCGCAGCCTCCGCGCGCAAGGGCTACGCTGGACTGA
- a CDS encoding AEC family transporter: MALLSVILPIALLIAAGYLLARLIPIEVQSLSRVTMYLLTPSLVFAALVRTDVSAAAAARLVGLIVAQFAVLLVVALLAGRLMRLAPLQRSGLAVATVLYNAGNYGIPVSLFAFGEEGVRLATLIFVVSAVLMHSVGVFLASAGRNKPVHAVLDIFRLPLIYASIAGVVFAHQGWVVPVALWRPIELMAQGAIPVLLITLGVQLSQARPSVVNAPLGVSVALRLVLSPLLTIVLAPWFGIAGLTRDVAVMSTAMPTAINAFLIAAQFDAAPDFVASAVFLTTVASFVSIPIILALLP, translated from the coding sequence GTGGCACTGCTTTCGGTCATCCTGCCCATAGCGTTGCTTATCGCGGCCGGGTACCTGCTCGCCCGCCTCATACCAATCGAAGTCCAGTCGCTCTCCCGCGTGACCATGTACCTGCTCACGCCCAGCCTCGTGTTCGCCGCGCTCGTGCGCACCGATGTGTCGGCCGCGGCCGCCGCGAGGCTGGTAGGGCTTATCGTTGCGCAGTTCGCCGTGTTGCTCGTCGTCGCGCTGCTTGCCGGTCGATTGATGCGACTGGCACCGCTCCAGCGCAGCGGGCTGGCGGTGGCAACGGTTCTCTACAACGCGGGGAACTACGGGATTCCTGTGAGCCTGTTTGCATTCGGCGAGGAAGGAGTTCGCCTGGCCACGCTCATCTTCGTGGTCTCGGCGGTCCTCATGCACTCCGTAGGGGTCTTCCTGGCCTCGGCCGGTAGGAACAAGCCCGTCCATGCCGTTCTCGACATATTCCGCCTGCCGCTCATCTACGCCTCGATTGCGGGCGTGGTTTTTGCGCACCAGGGGTGGGTCGTGCCGGTTGCGCTGTGGCGCCCGATTGAGCTCATGGCCCAGGGCGCGATTCCCGTGCTGCTCATCACCCTTGGCGTGCAGCTCTCGCAGGCACGGCCCTCGGTTGTGAACGCGCCTTTGGGCGTGTCGGTCGCCCTGCGACTCGTCCTCTCCCCGCTGCTGACAATCGTCCTCGCGCCCTGGTTCGGCATCGCCGGACTGACCCGCGACGTCGCGGTGATGTCCACGGCGATGCCGACCGCGATCAACGCGTTTCTGATCGCCGCGCAGTTTGACGCTGCCCCCGATTTTGTGGCCAGCGCGGTCTTCCTGACCACGGTTGCCAGTTTCGTTTCGATCCCGATCATCCTGGCGCTGCTTCCGTGA
- the speD gene encoding adenosylmethionine decarboxylase yields the protein MDPIGHHYIVEASGCNPEIIGKVETVEQIMVRAAEVAKVTVWSISFHRFNPNGVSGVVVISESHLSVHTWPEYGYVALDIFTCGNDAKPEAAVEHAFKEFKARTMHITEVTRGLEEGDRQYFHSIVTWEETLPTKDDKRRSKVAKRPKRPTRPAFRAR from the coding sequence ATGGATCCGATCGGGCACCACTACATCGTTGAGGCTTCGGGATGCAATCCCGAGATCATCGGCAAGGTTGAGACGGTTGAGCAGATTATGGTGCGTGCCGCCGAGGTGGCCAAGGTCACCGTCTGGTCAATCTCCTTCCACCGGTTCAACCCCAACGGCGTTTCCGGCGTGGTCGTCATCTCGGAGTCACACCTCTCCGTCCACACGTGGCCGGAGTACGGATACGTAGCCCTTGACATCTTCACCTGCGGCAACGACGCGAAGCCCGAGGCAGCCGTAGAGCACGCGTTCAAGGAGTTCAAGGCACGGACGATGCACATCACCGAGGTAACCCGGGGGCTGGAGGAGGGCGACCGCCAGTACTTCCACAGCATCGTCACCTGGGAGGAGACGCTACCCACAAAGGACGACAAGAGACGGTCGAAGGTTGCAAAGCGCCCAAAGCGGCCGACGCGCCCGGCGTTCCGAGCCCGCTAA
- a CDS encoding ABC transporter permease produces MTDVIAPARISLRPTRSRARMVWTQFRRNRAGLVGLVLLSVFLSAGLFAPVLAPYDPYEIELESGLKRPGPGHLLGQDELGRDMLSRIIYGARLSLVIGVIAVTIGVGIGVPVGAISGYFGGLPDLLVQRLIDIMMAFPGILLAIVLVAILGVGLVQVMVAVGIVSIPVYARLVRGQVLSLRSQEFVDAARAVGATSGRIIWRHVLPNTLAVVIVQSTLQIATAILAAAALGFLGLGAQPPAAEWGSMLSNSRQYIRLAPHSVMFPGLAIMLTVLGFNLLGDAIRDALDPRMRI; encoded by the coding sequence ATGACTGATGTGATTGCGCCTGCCAGGATCTCCCTGCGGCCAACGCGGTCACGCGCTCGGATGGTGTGGACGCAGTTCCGTCGCAACCGGGCCGGCCTGGTGGGTTTGGTGCTCCTGTCCGTGTTCCTGAGCGCGGGTCTCTTCGCGCCGGTGCTGGCGCCGTACGACCCTTACGAGATCGAGCTCGAATCCGGCCTGAAGAGGCCGGGCCCAGGGCACTTGCTGGGACAGGACGAACTGGGGCGCGACATGCTCAGCCGCATCATCTACGGCGCCCGCCTCTCGCTGGTGATCGGCGTCATCGCCGTTACCATCGGCGTGGGGATCGGCGTTCCGGTCGGCGCCATCTCCGGCTACTTCGGCGGGTTGCCGGATCTTCTGGTGCAGCGCCTGATTGACATCATGATGGCATTTCCGGGCATCCTGCTGGCGATCGTGCTCGTTGCGATCCTGGGGGTGGGACTCGTCCAGGTCATGGTGGCGGTGGGGATCGTGTCAATCCCTGTTTATGCGCGATTGGTGCGCGGGCAGGTCCTTTCGCTGCGATCGCAAGAGTTCGTGGACGCGGCGCGGGCGGTGGGGGCTACCAGCGGGAGGATCATATGGCGCCACGTGCTGCCCAACACGCTGGCCGTGGTCATCGTTCAGTCCACCTTGCAGATCGCCACGGCGATTCTCGCGGCGGCCGCCCTGGGCTTCCTGGGCCTCGGCGCCCAGCCGCCTGCCGCGGAGTGGGGCTCGATGCTGAGCAACTCCCGGCAGTACATCCGCCTGGCGCCGCACAGCGTGATGTTTCCCGGGTTGGCCATCATGCTGACCGTGCTCGGGTTCAACCTGCTCGGCGATGCCATCCGGGACGCGCTTGACCCGCGGATGCGGATCTAG
- a CDS encoding ABC transporter permease, with translation MWAYIVKRLLLSIPVIFGVAFMVFAMVRIVPGDPARIIAGEAATQEIVDGIRKDMGLDRPLLRQFATFIGNVLRGDFGRSVRSKAPVAGEVAARLPNTIRLATAGLCVAIVVGVSAGIISAIRPYSWMDTVVMLVALAGLSMPVFWSGLMLILIFAVWLGWLPAVGTGGMAHLVLPAITLGMSTAAIIARMSRSSMLEVLRSDYIRTARAKGLAEAAVVNRHAFRNALIPVITVVGLQMGTLLSGAVLTETVFAWPGIGRLLVEGILARDYPIVQASVLVVAMAFVMVNLMVDVLYAVVDPRIHYD, from the coding sequence ATGTGGGCGTACATCGTCAAACGACTCCTGCTGTCCATTCCCGTCATCTTCGGCGTGGCGTTCATGGTGTTCGCCATGGTGCGGATTGTTCCCGGGGATCCCGCGCGGATCATAGCCGGGGAAGCGGCGACTCAGGAGATCGTCGATGGGATCCGCAAGGACATGGGCCTGGACCGGCCGCTGCTGAGGCAGTTCGCCACATTCATCGGGAACGTGCTGCGCGGCGACTTCGGGCGCTCGGTGCGGTCCAAGGCGCCGGTGGCCGGTGAGGTCGCCGCGCGTTTGCCCAACACCATCAGACTGGCAACGGCCGGTCTGTGCGTAGCGATTGTCGTTGGGGTTTCCGCGGGCATCATCTCGGCCATCCGTCCCTACTCGTGGATGGATACGGTGGTCATGCTCGTGGCGCTGGCCGGGCTCTCGATGCCGGTGTTCTGGTCCGGCCTGATGCTGATCCTGATCTTCGCGGTCTGGCTCGGATGGCTACCCGCCGTGGGGACCGGCGGCATGGCGCACCTTGTGCTGCCGGCGATCACTCTGGGCATGTCAACCGCCGCCATCATCGCCCGCATGTCGCGCTCCAGCATGCTGGAGGTGCTGCGGTCCGACTACATTCGCACGGCGCGCGCCAAAGGCCTGGCGGAGGCCGCCGTCGTCAACCGCCACGCGTTCCGCAACGCCTTGATCCCGGTCATCACCGTGGTTGGTCTACAGATGGGCACGCTGCTCTCCGGGGCAGTCCTGACGGAGACGGTGTTCGCGTGGCCGGGTATCGGCCGGCTGCTGGTTGAAGGCATCTTGGCCCGCGACTATCCCATAGTGCAGGCCTCGGTGCTGGTGGTCGCGATGGCGTTCGTGATGGTGAATCTCATGGTTGACGTGCTCTACGCGGTCGTGGACCCGCGGATCCACTATGACTGA
- a CDS encoding glutathione ABC transporter substrate-binding protein, translated as MRRVLALIAAIALAGALVISAAAAPAVTPTRGGTLIVGSGVDAVTLDAPMITDSPSATVSEHMVESLYRLTPEGKIVPMLALGHTVSPDGRTWTVRLRTGVRFHDGTPFDAEAAKFNLDRMLDPATRAPFRFLISRVTSVTVVDSSTIRLVTDAPFAPLLAHFTHSSVGMQSPTAVRRLGADYARQPVGTGAFKFKEWVRGDRVVMTRNDDFWGEKAFLDEVQFRVIPDDGARVAALEAGTIHVAVRIPPREIERLKGARDFTVSVDDSLRTIYVGFNVTRPPFNDGRLRRALNHAVNKRAIVNSALYGTARVSDAPIVPAVEGYSKIMTYEWDLERAEALLREAGYSRARPLRAVFHHPSGRYIRDAEIAASIQGLVRRAGIELELRTMEWGAYLALTNRPQPENDVQMYMLGWGTVTGDADYGLYALFHSSQWVPTGSNRSFYKNERVDSLLDRGRTTTVQADRNKIYAEAMRVIMDDAPWLFLHSESQVTGIRHVAQGVVVHPAERIELFKAWIRR; from the coding sequence GTGCGAAGAGTCCTGGCCTTGATAGCTGCCATTGCCCTTGCCGGCGCGCTCGTAATCTCCGCGGCCGCGGCGCCGGCGGTGACCCCGACGCGCGGTGGAACGCTCATCGTTGGATCCGGGGTGGACGCGGTGACACTCGACGCGCCCATGATTACCGATTCCCCGAGCGCGACCGTATCGGAGCACATGGTCGAGTCCCTTTATAGGTTGACCCCCGAGGGCAAGATCGTGCCGATGCTGGCCCTGGGGCACACCGTATCCCCGGACGGTCGGACATGGACGGTTCGGCTGCGCACCGGCGTTCGGTTCCACGACGGGACCCCGTTTGACGCCGAGGCGGCCAAGTTCAACCTCGATCGCATGCTCGACCCTGCAACCCGCGCGCCGTTCCGGTTTCTGATCAGCCGCGTGACGAGCGTCACAGTGGTTGACTCCTCGACGATCCGTCTGGTCACCGATGCCCCGTTCGCGCCGCTGCTGGCGCACTTCACCCACAGCTCCGTCGGCATGCAGAGCCCGACCGCCGTCCGGCGGCTGGGCGCCGACTATGCCCGGCAGCCCGTGGGAACCGGCGCCTTCAAGTTCAAGGAATGGGTGCGCGGCGATCGGGTGGTGATGACCCGCAACGACGACTTCTGGGGGGAGAAGGCGTTTCTGGACGAGGTGCAGTTCCGCGTGATCCCCGATGACGGCGCGCGCGTGGCGGCCCTGGAAGCGGGCACGATTCACGTGGCCGTGCGCATACCTCCGCGCGAGATTGAGCGGTTGAAGGGCGCCCGGGACTTCACCGTCTCGGTCGACGACAGCCTGCGCACGATCTACGTAGGCTTCAACGTGACGCGGCCGCCGTTCAACGACGGACGCCTCCGCCGGGCGCTGAACCACGCGGTGAACAAGCGGGCGATCGTGAACAGTGCCCTGTATGGAACGGCCCGCGTTTCCGATGCGCCTATCGTCCCGGCCGTTGAGGGCTACTCCAAGATCATGACCTATGAATGGGACCTGGAGCGGGCCGAGGCGCTGCTGCGTGAGGCCGGCTACAGCAGGGCCCGTCCGCTGCGCGCCGTGTTCCACCACCCAAGCGGGCGGTACATACGCGACGCCGAGATAGCCGCCAGCATCCAGGGACTCGTGCGCCGCGCGGGCATCGAACTCGAGCTTAGGACAATGGAGTGGGGGGCCTACCTTGCCCTCACCAACCGGCCGCAACCCGAGAACGACGTCCAGATGTACATGCTCGGGTGGGGCACCGTGACCGGCGACGCAGACTACGGCCTCTATGCCCTGTTCCACTCGTCGCAGTGGGTGCCGACGGGCTCCAACCGGAGCTTCTACAAGAACGAGCGCGTTGACTCGCTGCTCGATCGGGGCCGGACGACGACCGTCCAGGCGGATCGCAACAAGATCTACGCCGAGGCGATGCGGGTCATCATGGACGACGCGCCCTGGCTCTTCCTGCACAGCGAGTCGCAGGTGACCGGCATACGGCACGTCGCGCAGGGGGTGGTCGTCCATCCCGCGGAGCGCATAGAGTTGTTCAAGGCCTGGATACGGCGGTAG
- a CDS encoding small multi-drug export protein, with product MRHWLDGLSAFEQALGVVALTFVPWIELRGSIPLGIALGLHPLAVMAIAVAANCAIIVPGYYALELFYDRWFSRFAPVRRAVVRVRARGAGFVERYELLGLALFVAVPLPGTGAYSGTLLAWLLGVNRIRAWVAIAVGVTLAGAVVTLAASGVLAAIRRLP from the coding sequence GTGAGGCACTGGCTGGACGGCCTGAGCGCGTTTGAGCAGGCGTTGGGGGTGGTGGCCCTCACGTTTGTTCCGTGGATCGAGTTGCGTGGGTCCATCCCGCTTGGGATCGCGCTGGGACTGCATCCCCTGGCGGTCATGGCGATTGCTGTGGCGGCCAACTGCGCCATCATCGTTCCCGGGTACTACGCGCTCGAGTTGTTCTATGACCGATGGTTTTCGCGCTTTGCTCCGGTTCGACGGGCGGTAGTGCGGGTGCGGGCAAGGGGTGCCGGGTTCGTCGAGCGGTATGAACTCCTGGGCCTGGCGCTGTTTGTCGCCGTGCCGCTCCCGGGCACCGGAGCCTATTCAGGCACTTTGCTGGCATGGCTGCTGGGCGTGAACAGGATCCGCGCGTGGGTTGCGATCGCGGTGGGTGTGACGCTGGCCGGGGCGGTTGTCACACTGGCGGCATCCGGAGTACTTGCCGCGATCCGGCGATTGCCTTAG
- a CDS encoding diguanylate cyclase codes for MSANNASTQSLPLRYRWLSGVVGAVGLAIVAAALLRLPDLPWHVWLLFGTVALFSGMIVFPLPMGITYHPLGGISLAALFLFGWEAAVFMSLLGLLVFWIRAGRPVWRAAYDLGNVDCSLLLAASVAPLVAGGLTTGMLARLILAGGIYVLGNTVLVISGRVVQHIGALPIATRFVLRIMVLSASMVLAGIVIVLLFDSFGEAGALLGFASWLLASVALKGNYEARAAGERHVDTNRRLEEALVAVERLSITDPLTGLYNRRHFRVRLEEEFKRESRDATPFSLLLLDLGGFKAINDAYGHLAGDVVLQQFARLLDGAVRPGDLVFRYGGDEFAIIMPRTARPSAEAAAARLETLMAQTPFLVGTKRLFVDLDAGIAVAPEDGTDADTLVHCADTAMYGARGRRRG; via the coding sequence ATGAGTGCGAACAACGCGAGTACCCAAAGCCTACCGCTACGATACCGCTGGCTGTCCGGCGTGGTCGGAGCTGTCGGTCTGGCAATCGTGGCAGCAGCGCTGCTGCGCCTTCCCGATCTTCCGTGGCATGTGTGGCTGCTCTTCGGCACCGTGGCACTGTTCTCAGGGATGATCGTCTTCCCGCTGCCGATGGGCATCACGTATCACCCGCTGGGTGGCATCTCGCTTGCCGCCCTGTTCCTGTTCGGTTGGGAAGCCGCTGTGTTTATGAGCCTGCTGGGGCTGCTGGTCTTCTGGATTCGCGCAGGGCGGCCGGTCTGGCGCGCCGCCTACGATCTGGGGAACGTCGACTGTAGCCTGCTCCTGGCGGCCTCGGTTGCCCCGCTGGTAGCCGGGGGGTTGACCACGGGAATGTTGGCCAGATTGATACTCGCCGGTGGTATATACGTCCTGGGCAACACGGTGTTAGTCATATCCGGACGGGTGGTGCAACACATCGGCGCGCTGCCGATAGCCACTAGATTCGTCCTCCGCATCATGGTACTGTCGGCCAGCATGGTGCTGGCAGGAATAGTCATTGTGCTCCTGTTCGATTCGTTCGGCGAAGCCGGCGCGTTGCTGGGATTTGCGTCGTGGCTGCTGGCGAGCGTCGCGCTCAAGGGTAACTATGAAGCCCGTGCAGCAGGCGAGCGCCACGTGGACACCAACCGCCGGCTCGAGGAGGCCCTTGTGGCCGTCGAGCGCCTGTCCATTACCGATCCGCTCACCGGGCTGTACAACCGGCGGCACTTCCGGGTTCGCCTGGAAGAAGAGTTCAAACGAGAATCCCGCGATGCCACGCCATTCAGTCTGTTGCTGCTCGACTTGGGCGGGTTCAAGGCCATCAACGACGCCTACGGCCACCTGGCTGGCGACGTGGTCCTCCAGCAGTTTGCCCGGCTGCTGGACGGCGCGGTGCGCCCCGGCGATCTGGTTTTCCGGTACGGTGGGGACGAGTTCGCCATCATCATGCCTCGGACCGCGCGCCCGAGTGCCGAGGCCGCCGCGGCTCGTCTCGAGACACTCATGGCCCAGACCCCCTTCCTGGTTGGAACCAAGCGCCTGTTTGTTGACCTGGACGCGGGCATTGCCGTGGCTCCAGAAGACGGCACGGATGCCGACACGCTTGTCCACTGCGCGGATACCGCCATGTACGGCGCCCGCGGGCGCCGGCGCGGGTGA